Below is a window of Dehalococcoidia bacterium DNA.
CTCGGAAGAGAGCTACCTTCCGAACAAGAACGGCTGATTGACTCCCTCGCCGCGTGCCGGCTCTCAGGCAAGCCGCTGGCGTACATCACGGGCAAACGCGAGTTTTACGGATTGGAGTTTGTCATAAATCCATCCGTGCTCATCCCCAGGCCGGAGACGGAGCACTTGGTTGAGAAAACGCTCGAAATCGCATCCCGTATGCGCTCCCCTGCCATCGCCGACATCGGCACGGGCAGCGGGGCAATCGCCATCAGCCTGGCGTTGAATCTGCCTCAGGCTTGGATTTACGCCACGGACATCTCGCCCGAAGCATTGGAGCTAGCGCGTCTCAACGCCCGACAGCACAAGGTAGAATCTCGCATCACCTTTCTCCTGGGCGATTTGACCGCGCCTTTGCCTGAGCCTGTGGATATGCTGATTGCCAACCTGCCTTATGTAAAGTCTTTA
It encodes the following:
- the prmC gene encoding peptide chain release factor N(5)-glutamine methyltransferase, translating into MKIGESLGLIRERFSSAGIEEAPLEAELLMRHVLKLDAVAFLNNLGRELPSEQERLIDSLAACRLSGKPLAYITGKREFYGLEFVINPSVLIPRPETEHLVEKTLEIASRMRSPAIADIGTGSGAIAISLALNLPQAWIYATDISPEALELARLNARQHKVESRITFLLGDLTAPLPEPVDMLIANLPYVKSLDCATSPEPHLALDGGVEGLDVIERLCGSLHGKLKAGGWVLLEIGQGQEERVKRLLSAALPFAQIGTIKDLAGIERVVWGRIDDIII